The Fimbriimonas ginsengisoli Gsoil 348 genome window below encodes:
- a CDS encoding phosphoadenylyl-sulfate reductase encodes MIAPTSQLEELQSRLNDASAEEILRWAGERFGAGVAFASSFGAEDVVLIDLIAKVAPAIPIFVLDTGRLHQETYDVMERSRERYGIEFETYSPQTEEIQNLLRNRGPNSFYRSIDDRKLCCEIRKVEPLRRALSGRQAWITGLRRAQAVTRATLPKVEIDATHGGIFKLNPLADWSEEQVWAYIRANDVPYNALHDRGFPSIGCAPCTRAIAPGEDVRAGRWWWEAAEHKECGLHVKR; translated from the coding sequence ATGATCGCTCCCACCTCCCAGCTCGAAGAACTCCAGTCGCGGCTCAATGACGCCTCGGCCGAGGAGATCCTGCGTTGGGCTGGGGAGCGGTTCGGCGCCGGCGTCGCCTTCGCCTCCAGCTTCGGCGCGGAGGACGTGGTGCTCATCGACCTGATCGCAAAGGTGGCGCCCGCGATTCCAATCTTCGTGCTCGACACCGGGCGGCTTCATCAAGAGACCTACGACGTCATGGAGCGGAGCCGTGAGCGATATGGGATCGAGTTCGAGACGTACAGCCCGCAAACGGAGGAGATCCAAAACCTGCTCCGAAACCGCGGGCCGAACAGTTTCTACCGATCCATCGACGACCGCAAGCTTTGCTGCGAGATCCGAAAGGTGGAACCGCTTCGCCGCGCCCTCAGTGGCCGGCAAGCATGGATCACCGGACTTCGCCGCGCGCAGGCGGTTACCAGGGCCACTCTGCCCAAGGTCGAAATCGACGCCACCCATGGCGGGATCTTCAAACTCAACCCCCTCGCCGATTGGAGCGAGGAGCAAGTCTGGGCGTACATCCGGGCCAACGATGTTCCTTACAACGCCCTCCACGACCGTGGCTTTCCCAGCATCGGGTGCGCGCCGTGCACCCGCGCCATCGCTCCCGGCGAGGATGTCCGCGCCGGACGCTGGTGGTGGGAAGCCGCCGAGCACAAGGAGTGCGGCCTGCACGTAAAGCGCTAG
- the cysG gene encoding siroheme synthase CysG: MPYTQYHPVYLDLNDRQVLIVGGGSIALEKLNSLLPASGARITVISPEAREEIRSWHREGKLVWESRTFHPDDIEPAYMVIAATDDPDLNEWVYRCGNDRQRLTNSVDDPANCNFIMAALTRQGPMQVAVSSAGCSPALAQRVRNRIVSEILTEDLGELAEFLGDRRAEVKRRLPGYKVRQAFWERVLDSEIPGLLTRDKAEADAAFQRMLDRAVEHAPGDFSFTPAKVYIVGAGPGDPELITLRGLRALQRADVVLYDRLVHPDLLKHAPAKAEQIYVGKEVGHQGRGRQRSINDLLVSHARAGRTVVRLKGGDPFVFGRGGEEILALNEAGIEFEVIPGVSSAIAGPAAANIPVTHRGVSTAFAVFAGHEAEGRDEVPWDAAARMPTAVFLMGVERLATIAERLVSAGRSPETPVAVVSKATHADQVVAMGTLNNIVRRAEGIVSPAVIVVGEVVRVRETLDATVRSTLTPALAHK; encoded by the coding sequence GTGCCTTACACTCAATACCACCCGGTCTACCTCGACCTCAACGATCGCCAAGTTCTGATCGTTGGGGGCGGGTCGATCGCGCTCGAAAAGCTGAACTCGCTCCTGCCTGCGTCCGGGGCCCGCATTACGGTGATTTCTCCGGAGGCGCGCGAAGAGATTCGTAGTTGGCATCGGGAAGGAAAGTTGGTTTGGGAATCTCGGACGTTCCATCCGGACGATATCGAGCCGGCCTACATGGTGATCGCCGCTACCGACGATCCCGATCTCAACGAGTGGGTCTATCGTTGCGGAAACGATCGCCAGAGGCTTACCAACTCGGTCGACGACCCGGCTAACTGCAACTTCATCATGGCCGCCCTCACGAGGCAGGGGCCAATGCAAGTGGCCGTCTCTTCGGCCGGTTGCAGCCCGGCGCTGGCGCAACGGGTACGAAATCGGATCGTCAGCGAAATCCTAACCGAGGACTTGGGCGAGCTCGCGGAGTTCTTGGGCGATCGAAGGGCCGAGGTGAAGCGGCGGCTTCCCGGTTACAAGGTTCGCCAAGCGTTTTGGGAAAGAGTGCTGGACTCTGAGATCCCCGGCCTCTTAACACGAGATAAGGCAGAAGCGGACGCGGCGTTTCAGCGCATGCTCGACCGCGCGGTGGAGCATGCCCCGGGCGACTTCTCCTTCACACCGGCGAAGGTGTACATCGTGGGGGCCGGCCCGGGCGATCCCGAGCTCATTACCCTGCGCGGACTACGCGCCCTCCAGCGCGCCGATGTCGTCCTGTACGACCGGCTGGTGCACCCCGATCTACTCAAACACGCTCCCGCGAAAGCGGAGCAAATCTACGTTGGGAAAGAAGTCGGTCATCAAGGGCGCGGGCGGCAGCGGTCGATCAACGACCTGCTCGTCTCGCACGCCCGCGCCGGCCGGACGGTCGTCCGGCTGAAAGGGGGCGATCCGTTCGTATTCGGCCGGGGCGGGGAAGAGATTCTCGCCCTCAACGAGGCCGGCATCGAATTCGAAGTGATCCCGGGCGTCAGCTCCGCGATCGCCGGACCGGCGGCGGCGAATATACCGGTCACTCATCGCGGCGTCTCCACCGCGTTTGCCGTGTTCGCCGGCCACGAGGCGGAAGGACGCGACGAGGTCCCGTGGGATGCCGCCGCGCGGATGCCCACCGCCGTATTCCTAATGGGGGTGGAGCGGCTTGCGACCATCGCCGAGCGGCTGGTATCCGCCGGGCGGAGCCCGGAAACACCGGTCGCCGTCGTGTCGAAAGCGACTCACGCCGATCAGGTCGTGGCCATGGGAACGCTGAACAATATCGTCCGACGAGCGGAGGGAATCGTCTCCCCCGCCGTCATCGTCGTCGGCGAGGTCGTTCGAGTTCGAGAGACTCTGGACGCAACCGTTCGCTCGACCTTAACACCCGCTCTCGCACATAAATAA
- a CDS encoding nitrite/sulfite reductase → MNENERIKQEKNPLDVWEDLVRYSKSGFESIDPDDFLRMRWYGLYQQKPNDGHFMLRIKVPSGDLSTEQLRTVADVTRLYARGITDITTRQNFQFHWLTIQDVPDILNRFAQVGISASGACGDIPRNVTGCPVAGIDPNEVFDARPEAEIIHQMFLDNREYSDLPRKFKTTVAGCGQHCSQPEINDIGATAVRRIRANGEVEEGFQIRVGGGLSARPFFAKRLNMFVPKDRLPSVFHAIVTIFRDHGNRENRKAARLKFLVNEWGIERFEEEVRSRLDWRPDFADDWPEPRKNFRDHVGIHAQKQEGLSWIGATVLSGRLNDSQVYEAARIADEFGGGNIRTTNQQNLIFPDIPNARVEAAAKALEAAGLQVNVSPIRRAAVACTGNEFCNLALTETKRLIVEIVEHVEGAVAINEPIRINLNGCPNSCGQHHIGDIGLQGCLVKQGPGKPPVDGYDISLGGRLGADSKFVRPIRRKVPATEVKHAIANLLNGYVEQREDEDDFADFVDRHSDDELATLMRVTFAEGVPTPVPAGIPVEV, encoded by the coding sequence GTGAACGAGAACGAACGAATCAAGCAGGAAAAGAACCCCCTCGACGTGTGGGAGGATTTGGTCCGCTACTCTAAGTCCGGGTTCGAGAGCATCGATCCGGACGATTTCCTTCGGATGCGGTGGTACGGGCTGTACCAGCAGAAGCCGAACGATGGACACTTCATGCTGCGCATCAAGGTGCCGAGCGGCGACCTGTCGACCGAACAGCTTCGGACCGTGGCCGACGTCACCCGACTCTATGCCCGTGGGATCACGGATATCACGACGCGCCAGAACTTCCAATTCCACTGGCTGACGATCCAAGACGTTCCGGACATCCTCAACCGGTTTGCGCAGGTCGGGATCAGCGCCTCCGGCGCCTGCGGCGACATCCCACGTAACGTAACCGGATGCCCGGTCGCCGGAATCGATCCGAACGAGGTCTTCGATGCCCGCCCCGAGGCCGAGATTATCCACCAAATGTTTCTCGACAATCGCGAGTATTCGGACCTGCCTCGCAAGTTCAAGACGACGGTCGCCGGCTGCGGCCAGCACTGCTCTCAGCCCGAGATCAACGACATCGGCGCCACCGCCGTACGCCGGATTCGGGCCAACGGCGAAGTCGAGGAGGGATTCCAGATCCGGGTCGGCGGCGGATTATCGGCCCGTCCGTTCTTCGCGAAGAGATTGAACATGTTCGTGCCGAAAGATCGGCTGCCGAGCGTCTTTCACGCGATCGTCACGATCTTCCGGGACCACGGCAACCGCGAAAACCGGAAGGCCGCCCGGCTGAAGTTTCTGGTGAACGAATGGGGGATCGAGCGGTTCGAGGAGGAGGTTCGCTCTCGTCTGGATTGGCGGCCCGATTTCGCCGACGACTGGCCCGAGCCTCGGAAGAACTTCCGAGACCATGTAGGGATCCACGCCCAGAAGCAGGAAGGGCTTTCCTGGATCGGCGCAACCGTTCTCAGCGGACGGCTGAACGACTCTCAGGTGTACGAAGCGGCGAGGATCGCTGACGAGTTCGGCGGAGGAAATATCCGCACGACGAACCAGCAAAACCTGATCTTCCCGGACATTCCGAACGCCCGCGTGGAGGCAGCGGCCAAAGCGCTGGAGGCGGCCGGCCTGCAAGTGAACGTTTCCCCAATCCGCCGAGCGGCCGTCGCCTGCACCGGCAACGAGTTCTGCAATCTCGCCCTCACCGAAACGAAGCGGCTGATCGTCGAGATCGTCGAGCACGTCGAAGGGGCGGTGGCGATTAACGAGCCGATTCGGATCAACTTGAACGGCTGCCCCAACTCCTGCGGGCAGCACCACATCGGCGACATCGGCCTCCAAGGGTGCCTTGTCAAGCAAGGGCCGGGAAAGCCGCCGGTGGATGGCTACGACATCTCACTCGGTGGGCGTCTTGGGGCCGACTCCAAGTTCGTCCGTCCTATCCGGCGCAAGGTGCCCGCGACCGAGGTGAAACACGCGATCGCCAACCTTCTGAACGGCTATGTGGAGCAGCGGGAAGACGAGGACGACTTCGCCGACTTCGTCGACCGCCACTCCGACGACGAGCTGGCGACCCTCATGCGCGTCACCTTCGCCGAGGGTGTGCCCACTCCCGTTCCGGCGGGAATTCCCGTGGAAGTCTGA
- the epsC gene encoding serine O-acetyltransferase EpsC gives MTDQTTTAFASRLARERADHPFPTAFRTWPERFTEASLGILFPHFAQQDLTDAHALDASIENLRGCVEETVGALNHPTLRSASVASAFVEGLEEIYDALHADAQALFENDPAAESIDQVIFSYPGFYATAIYRLANSLHRLGVPLLPRMVSEQAHTRCGIDIHPAAQIGRSFFIDHGTGIVVGESAVIGDRVKLYQGVTLGAHQVHKRLAGTKRHPTIEDDVVIYAHATILGDIVIGSRSIIGGNVWVTEGVPPNSVVAIRNTVRSKAAEVSQSSIAEFSI, from the coding sequence TTGACCGACCAAACCACCACTGCCTTCGCCTCCCGTCTCGCTCGAGAGCGGGCGGACCATCCGTTCCCAACCGCGTTTCGCACGTGGCCCGAGCGGTTCACCGAGGCTTCGCTGGGAATCCTTTTTCCGCATTTCGCCCAGCAGGATCTCACGGACGCCCACGCGCTCGACGCGTCGATCGAAAATCTGCGGGGATGCGTGGAGGAGACGGTCGGCGCCCTGAACCATCCGACGTTGAGGTCGGCAAGCGTGGCTTCAGCGTTTGTCGAGGGGCTCGAAGAGATTTACGATGCGCTCCACGCCGACGCCCAGGCGCTTTTCGAGAACGACCCGGCGGCGGAGAGCATCGACCAAGTCATCTTCTCCTACCCCGGCTTCTACGCAACCGCGATCTACCGTCTTGCGAACTCGCTCCATCGCTTGGGAGTTCCGCTGCTTCCCCGCATGGTTTCCGAGCAGGCGCACACCCGTTGCGGCATCGATATCCACCCGGCGGCACAAATCGGCCGTTCGTTCTTTATCGACCATGGAACCGGGATCGTCGTCGGCGAATCGGCGGTGATCGGCGATCGCGTGAAGCTGTATCAAGGCGTCACCCTCGGCGCCCACCAGGTTCACAAGCGGCTGGCGGGCACGAAAAGGCACCCGACCATTGAGGACGATGTGGTGATTTACGCCCATGCGACCATCCTCGGCGACATCGTCATTGGCTCTCGAAGCATCATCGGTGGCAACGTCTGGGTTACCGAGGGGGTGCCTCCGAACTCAGTGGTCGCGATCCGGAACACGGTTCGAAGCAAAGCCGCCGAGGTCTCTCAGTCTTCCATCGCAGAATTTTCGAT
- a CDS encoding indolepyruvate ferredoxin oxidoreductase subunit alpha, protein MPYVVVEPCIGVKDKSCMTVCPVDCIYEAEDQVFINPDECIDCGLCEPECPVNAIFVDTDVPENWKSFIELNAVEGRRLGGG, encoded by the coding sequence ATGCCCTACGTCGTTGTCGAACCGTGTATTGGAGTGAAGGACAAGTCCTGCATGACCGTCTGCCCCGTGGACTGCATCTACGAGGCCGAAGATCAGGTCTTTATCAATCCCGACGAGTGCATCGATTGCGGTCTATGCGAGCCGGAGTGCCCCGTGAACGCGATCTTCGTCGACACCGATGTCCCTGAGAATTGGAAGTCGTTCATTGAGCTAAACGCCGTAGAGGGACGCCGTTTAGGGGGAGGTTAG